The following proteins are co-located in the Acropora palmata chromosome 11, jaAcrPala1.3, whole genome shotgun sequence genome:
- the LOC141897062 gene encoding ribosomal L1 domain-containing protein 1-like has product MADSTKRREAESQLDVKQVEQAVAALLKYVSTKEEKPNPFKEHDNILLILALKKIPEKGKKPKKIRLPHSLHSDKVGICLFAKDKNYSEMKTMLKENDVPVNKVIPYKKLKKKYYSFEAKRNLCALYDVFLCDEAIYHLLPQVLGKTFFSRKKYPVPIDLSESRLSVKQQIAGVIKCSLLLLGHGTCSATKVAHTRQTAEEAVENVVAAVAEITKIVPQGWSNIQSLNLKTTDSVALPIYNSLPDNSSVAETSEPPKKKKKKKEE; this is encoded by the exons ATGGCGGACTCAACGAAGAGACGTGAAGCTGAAAGCCAACTCGACGTAAAACAG gtTGAACAAGCTGTTGCAGCTCTATTGAAGTATGTCAGcacaaaggaagaaaaacCGAACCCCTTTAAAGAACATGATAACATCCTGCTGATTTTagctttgaagaaaattcccgagaaaggaaagaaacctAAAAAGAT ACGCTTGCCACATTCTTTGCATTCAGACAAGGTTGGGATATGTTTGTTTGCAAAGGACAAAAATTATTCTGAAATGAAGACcatgttgaaagaaaatgatgtcCCAGTTAACAAG GTGATTCCTTACAAGAAGCTCAAGAAGAAGTATTATTCGTTTGAAGCCAAAAGAAATCTTTGTGCTTTATATGATGTGTTCTTATGTGATGAAGCAATCTACCATTTGCTACCACAAGTTCTCGGGAAGACATTTTTCTCACGAAAAAA GTATCCAGTCCCAATTGATTTAAGCGAAAGCAGGCTGAGCGTAAAGCAGCAAATAGCTGGAGTTATTAAGTGCTCTCTTTTACTTCTTGGACACGGGACTTGCAG TGCAACCAAGGTCGCTCATACGCGACAGACGGCCGAAGAAGCTGTTGAAAATGTCGTTGCCGCTGTAGCGGAAATCACTAAGATTGTTCCCCAGGGCTGGTCAAACATCCAGTCCCTAAATCTTAAGACGACTGACTCTGTCGCACTACCAATCTACAACTCTTTGCCTGACAACTCTTCTGTTGCGGAAACTTCGGAGCCgccgaagaaaaaaaagaagaaaaaggaagagtAG
- the LOC141896899 gene encoding splicing factor U2AF 50 kDa subunit-like: MASVEGNGFKLEDDIGAKISGFRKEYDNDRDSRDDYGDRPRDRDRGRDRRRRSRSRSRSPNRDRRSFGGGRDSGRYNKGRSPSPPPRRRKKRESLWDRPPIGYEHLTPMQYKAMRAAGQIPVNAGGPVPGGTVSSLPQGSQMTRQARRLYVGNIPFGISEVQLQSLMIEFFNAKMQEAKLNTAPGNPVIAAQINLEQNFAFIELRSVEETTQAMAFDGIILEGQSLKIRRPKDYQPIPGMSETATIHVPGVVSTVVPDSPHKIFIGGLPNYLNEDQVKELLASFGELKAFNLVKDSATGLSKGYAFCEYVDLTITDVAITGLNGMQLGEKKLIVQRASVGAKTNMNNPAAMNMIPAQMQIPGLDMTANLHSVATEVLCLMNMVEVEELMDDEEYEEIYEDVRAECSKYGTVVALEIPRPVEDFEPPGCGKIYVEFGSADDSKNAAQALAGRKFANRVVVTSFYSPEMFHRKEFH; encoded by the exons atggcaTCAGTCGAAGGAAACGGATTCAAGCTAGAAGATGACATAGGTGCTAAAATAAGTGGATTTCGTAAGGAATACGACAATGACCGAGATAGTAGAGATGATTACG GTGACCGCCCAAGAGACAGGGATAGAGGCCGAGACAGGCGTCGTAGATCACGGTCAAGGTCCAGGAGTCCCAACAGGGATCGTAGAAGTTTTGGAGGTGGACGGGATAGTGGAAGATACAACAAAGGAAG ATCTCCATCACCACCACCgaggagaagaaaaaagag GGAAAGTTTGTGGGATAGACCTCCTATTGGATATGAGCATCTGACACCCATGCAGTACAAAGCCATGAGAG CGGCGGGGCAGATACCAGTAAATGCTGGTGGGCCAGTTCCTGGTGGAACAGTCAGTAGCTTGCCACAAGGCAGTCAGATGACGCGCCAGGCCCGTAGATTGTATGTTGGAAACATACCTTTTGGAATATCAGAGGTTCAGTTACAA AGCTTGATGATTGAATTCTTCAATGCCAAGATGCAAGAAGCCAAACTGAACACAGCCCCTGGTAACCCAGTTATTGCTGCACAAATCAACTTGGAACAGAACTTTGCTTTCATTGAA CTTCGATCTGTGGAAGAGACCACACAAGCAATGGCTTTCGATGGGATCATATTGGAG GGCCAGTCACTTAAGATAAGAAGACCCAAGGACTACCAACCTATTCCCGGAATGTCTG AAACAGCAACTATCCATGTTCCTGGTGTGGTTTCCACTGTCGTGCCAGATTCCCCTCACAAAATCTTCATTGGAGGATTGCCAAACTACTTGAATGAAGATCAG GTTAAAGAGCTGCTTGCATCATTTGGTGAACTCAAAGCCTTTAATTTGGTGAAGGACAGTGCCACCGGTCTTTCAAAAGGATATGCGTTTTGTGAATATGTGGATCTCACCATAACAGATGTG GCCATCACTGGATTGAATGGTATGCAGCTTGGAGAGAAGAAGTTGATTGTTCAGAGAGCAAGCGTAGGAGCCAAGACCAATATGAATAAC CCGGCTGCCATGAACATGATACCAGCGCAGATGCAAATTCCCGGACTGGACATGACTGCCAACCTTCACAGCGTCGCCACAGAGGTCCTTTGTCTCATGAATATGGTGGAAGTAGAAGAACTTATGGACGATGAAGAATATGAAG aAATTTACGAAGATGTACGCGCGGAATGCTCGAAGTACGGCACAGTAGTGGCTTTGGAAATACCAAGACCGGTGGAAGATTTCGAACCACCGGGTTGTGGAAAG ATATACGTCGAGTTTGGCTCAGCCGATGACTCTAAGAATGCAGCCCAGGCCCTCGCGGGCCGCAAGTTTGCCAATCGCGTGGTGGTGACGTCATTCTATTCTCCGGAAATGTTCCATCGGAAAGAATTTCATTGA